A DNA window from Rhizobium jaguaris contains the following coding sequences:
- a CDS encoding aminopeptidase gives MTFASPNHHPVDPAKLEKLAEVAVKVGLQLQKGQDLVITAPVVAMPLVRLITREAYKSGAGLVTAFYSDEETTLARYEYGHDESFDRASSWLYEGMAKAYANNAARLAISGDNPMLLSGQDPAKVARANRANSAAYKPALEKISNFDINWNIVSYPNPSWAKLVFPDDPEAIAVAKLAKAIFAASRVDVPDPIGAWTEHNANLHKRSAWMNGQRFAALHFRGPGTDVKIGLADGHEWHGGASVAKNGITCNPNIPTEEVFTTPHALRVEGYVSSTKPLSHQGTLIDNIQVRFEGGRIVEAKASRGEEVLNKVLDTDEGARRLGEVALVPHSSPISASGILFYNTLFDENASCHIALGQCYSKCFIDGATLSQEQIKAQGGNSSLIHIDWMIGSDKVDIDGIKPDGERIPVMRKGEWA, from the coding sequence ATGACGTTCGCCTCCCCCAACCACCATCCCGTCGATCCCGCCAAGCTGGAAAAGCTCGCCGAAGTGGCCGTGAAGGTCGGGCTGCAACTGCAGAAAGGCCAGGATCTGGTCATCACCGCGCCGGTCGTGGCCATGCCGCTGGTGCGGCTGATCACCCGCGAGGCCTATAAGTCGGGCGCCGGTCTCGTCACGGCTTTCTATTCCGACGAAGAAACCACGCTTGCCCGCTACGAATACGGCCATGACGAAAGCTTCGATCGCGCTTCGAGCTGGCTCTATGAGGGCATGGCCAAGGCCTATGCCAACAATGCCGCGCGGCTCGCCATCTCCGGCGACAACCCGATGCTGCTCTCGGGCCAGGACCCGGCCAAGGTGGCACGCGCCAACCGTGCCAATTCCGCCGCCTACAAGCCTGCGCTGGAAAAGATCTCTAATTTCGACATCAACTGGAACATCGTCTCCTATCCGAACCCTTCCTGGGCGAAGCTGGTCTTCCCGGACGATCCGGAAGCGATCGCCGTCGCCAAGCTCGCCAAGGCGATCTTCGCCGCCTCGCGCGTCGACGTGCCGGACCCGATCGGCGCCTGGACCGAGCACAATGCCAACCTGCACAAACGGTCTGCCTGGATGAACGGCCAGCGGTTCGCTGCCCTGCATTTCCGGGGTCCGGGCACCGATGTGAAGATCGGCCTTGCCGATGGTCATGAATGGCATGGCGGCGCCTCGGTTGCCAAGAACGGCATCACCTGCAATCCGAACATCCCGACCGAAGAGGTGTTCACCACGCCGCATGCGCTGCGCGTCGAAGGATACGTCTCCTCGACCAAGCCGCTGTCGCATCAGGGCACGTTGATCGACAATATCCAGGTTCGCTTCGAAGGCGGCCGCATCGTCGAGGCCAAGGCATCGCGCGGCGAGGAAGTGCTGAACAAGGTGCTGGATACCGATGAGGGCGCCCGCCGGCTCGGAGAGGTGGCATTGGTGCCGCACTCCTCACCGATTTCGGCCAGTGGTATTCTGTTCTACAACACGCTGTTCGACGAAAATGCCTCCTGCCACATCGCGCTTGGCCAGTGCTACTCCAAATGCTTCATCGACGGCGCGACGTTGAGCCAGGAACAGATCAAGGCCCAGGGCGGCAATTCCAGCTTGATTCACATCGACTGGATGATTGGCTCCGACAAGGTCGATATCGACGGCATCAAGCCGGATGGCGAGCGGATTCCGGTGATGCGTAAGGGCGAGTGGGCCTAG